From Rutidosis leptorrhynchoides isolate AG116_Rl617_1_P2 chromosome 3, CSIRO_AGI_Rlap_v1, whole genome shotgun sequence, a single genomic window includes:
- the LOC139901770 gene encoding uncharacterized protein, translated as MAKPGRGRPSRSGSGSSSRSRSRSISGSSRSTSRSRSYSASSSPSRSSRSRSPPPKKSSGDGSKRGRSPIPQSKRASPPPRKASPVPESLVLHIGQLTRNVNENHLKEIFGLFGEVVHVRLAMDHIVNLPKGSGYVEFKVRADAEKAQLHMDGAQIDGKVVQAKFTLPERKRVSPPPKPLVTGSRRDVVRNDNAGSPRRRPPSPSRRRSPIARRGSPPRRDLNSPPRRRADSPPRRRPDSPYRRGGSPPPRRRPLSPPHRGGRSPSPPVKRYNRSPPRYCVTVMGPIRRRSPPPRRRSPGRARSPPPRRSSLSRRRSRSPPIRRPVRSPSNSVSPPRRGRPPVGRRGRSSSYSDSPSPRKVTRKTSKSRSPKRPIRRRRSSSNSSSSRSLPLPPPPPGPPPTRKP; from the exons ATGGCGAAACCCGGCCGTGGTCGTCCGTCAAGGTCTGGTTCCGGTTCATCTTCCCGGTCACGGTCTCGCTCAATCTCCGGTTCATCTCGTTCAACTTCCCGGTCTAGATCGTACTCAGCTTCTTCATCACCATCTCGCAGTTCTCGTAGCCGTAGTCCACCTCCCAAAAAAAG TTCTGGTGATGGATCAAAACGAGGTCGTTCTCCAATACCTCAATCTAAGAGAGCTTCTCCACCTCCAAG GAAAGCATCCCCTGTACCGGAGTCACTTGTTCTTCACATTGGCCAGCTCACAAGGAACGTAAATGAGAACCATTTGAAAGAAATATTCG GACTATTTGGTGAGGTTGTACATGTACGATTGGCTATGGATCACATT GTTAATCTTCCAAAAGGATCTGGTTACGTGGAGTTCAAGGTCCGAGCTGATGCTGAAAAAGCCCAATTACACATGGATGGT GCCCAGATTGATGGTAAGGTTGTTCAAGCCAAATTTACATTACCTGAGAGGAAAAGGGTATCTCCACCCCCTAAACCTTTGGTCACTGGTTCAAGGAGAGATGTGGTCAGAAATGATAATGCAG GGTCTCCTCGTCGTAGACCTCCCTCACCATCACGTCGCAGGTCTCCCATTGCTCGAAGAGGGTCTCCACCTAGGAGAGATCTGAATTCTCCTCCCCGCCGCCGTGCAGATTCCCCGCCTCGCCGCCGCCCAGATTCTCCTTACCGCCGCGGCGGCTCACCGCCTCCTAGAAGAAGGCCTCTATCACCTCCTCATAGAGGAGGTCGCTCACCTTCTCCTCCAGTAAAACGATATAACAGATCACCTCCTAGGTATTGTGTTACAGTAAT GGGTCCGATTCGTAGACGTTCGCCACCACCAAGACGCCG GTCTCCTGGACGAGCAAGGAGTCCTCCACCTAGAAGATCTTCTTTGAGTCGCAGGCGTAGCCGCTCACCACCTATTCGAAGGCCCGTCCGTTCACCCTCCAATTCAGTCTCGCCACCAAGGAG GGGACGACCACCTGTTGGCAGACGTGGGAGGTCGTCATCCTACTCAGACTCTCCAAGTCCACGAAAG GTGACAAGGAAGACATCTAAAAGTCGAAGTCCTAAAAG GCCAATAAGACGACGAAGAAGTAGCAGCAACAGCAGCAGTAGTAGATCTTTACCTTTACCACCACCGCCACCTGGCCCACCTCCAACTCGTAAGCCTTGA
- the LOC139902880 gene encoding glucose-1-phosphate adenylyltransferase large subunit 3, chloroplastic/amyloplastic, protein MALSLSATGVRQLHGGSGLASRDWRAVNGDLMGKKLEFTKRVHKKNNVKSSICMTLTTIVAGEAKLRDLEMEKRDPRTVVAVILGGGAGTRLFPLTKRRAKPAVPIGGAYRLIDVPMSNCINSGINKVYILTQFNSASLNRHLARAYNFGNGVTFGDGFVEALSATQTPGEEGKRWFQGTADAVRQFHWLFEDARSKDIEDVLILSGDHLYRMDYMDFLQSHRQSGADITISCLPMDDSRASDFGLMKIDEKGRVLSFSEKPKGKDLKAMVVDTTVLGLSKDEAEKKPYIASMGVYIFKKEILLNLLRWRFPTANDFGSEIIPASASEYNIKAFLFNDYWEDIGTIRSFFEANLALTEHPSRFSFYDATKPMYTSRRNLPPSNVDNCKIVDSIISHGSFLTDSFIEHSVVGIRSRINSNVHLKDTVMLGADYYETDSEVTSLMAEGRVPIGIGENTKITTCIIDKNARIGKNVVIANSEGIQEADRSSKGFYIRSGITILLKNSTIKDGLVI, encoded by the exons ATGGCATTATCACTCTCGGCCACTGGTGTACGGCAGCTACATGGCGGCTCGGGATTGGCATCAAGGGACTGGAGGGCAGTTAATGGTGACTTAATGGGAAAAAAGCTTGAATTCACTAAAAGGGTACACAAGAAAAACAATGTTAAGTCAAGTATATGCATGACCCTCACCACCATTGTTGCAGGTGAGGCAAAG TTGAGGGACTTAGAGATGGAGAAAAGGGACCCGAGGACAGTTGTGGCGGTTATACTAGGAGGTGGAGCGGGTACTCGGCTTTTTCCGCTGACAAAGCGTCGTGCGAAACCCGCA GTGCCGATTGGAGGAGCGTATAGGCTGATTGATGTGCCAATGAGCAACTGCATTAATAGTGGAATCAATAAAGTTTACATTTTGACTCAGTTTAACTCGGCTTCACTCAATAGACATTTGGCGCGTGCTTATAACTTTGGCAATGGTGTCACCTTTGGAGATGGCTTTGTTGAG GCATTATCCGCAACTCAAACACCAGGGGAGGAAGGTAAAAGGTGGTTTCAGGGTACTGCAGACGCTGTTCGTCAATTTCATTGGCTCTTTGAG gatgcaaGAAGCAAGGATATTGAGGATGTTCTAATTTTATCTGGAGATCACTTGTACAGAATGGACTATATGGACTTTCTTCAg AGCCATCGTCAAAGCGGTGCAGATATTACAATTTCATGTCTTCCCATGGATGACag CCGTGCCTCAGATTTTGGATTAATGAAGATTGACGAAAAGGGGAGAGTTCTTTCTTTCAGTGAAAAGCCAAAAGGGAAAGACTTAAAAGcaatg GTGGTAGATACGACCGTTTTAGGATTGTCGAAAGACGAGGCAGAAAAGAAACCATACATTGCTTCCATGGGGGTTTATATTTTCAAAAAGGAGATCCTTTTGAATCTTTTGAG ATGGCGTTTCCCGACCGCAAATGACTTTGGATCAGAGATTATCCCTGCTTCAGCCTCAGAATATAACATTAAG GCCTTTTTATTTAATGACTACTGGGAAGACATCGGTACAATCAGATCGTTCTTCGAAGCAAATCTCGCACTTACCGAACAT CCGTCACGGTTTAGCTTCTACGATGCAACAAAACCAATGTACACCTCTAGAAGAAATCTGCCACCTTCGAACGTTGACAATTGCAAG ATTGTTGACTCAATCATATCACACGGGAGTTTTTTAACTGATAGCTTCATCGAACATAGTGTTGTTGGCATCCGATCCAGAATTAATTCTAATGTTCACTTAAAG GACACTGTGATGCTTGGTGCTGACTACTATGAGACAGATAGTGAAGTTACATCATTGATGGCCGAAGGCCGTGTTCCTATCGGAATAGGCGAAAATACGAAAATCAC AACCTGCATTATTGACAAAAACGCCAGAATCGGGAAGAATGTAGTCATCGCAAATTCAGAG GGCATACAGGAGGCTGATAGATCTTCAAAAGGGTTTTACATTCGATCCGGCATTACAATCCTGTTAAAGAATTCAACAATCAAGGACGGATTAGTGATATAG
- the LOC139898213 gene encoding DEAD-box ATP-dependent RNA helicase 58, chloroplastic: MFTSHPSSISPITSSSSSSDCLSTNQETTHFVAANQQSASLRDICQHHVPHHILNRVQEVGFRTPTEIQRQALPVLFSGRDCILHAQTGSGKTLAYLLLIFSVINTQRSAVQALIVVPTRELGMQVAKVARTLAAKSDQPVTEDKSCTIMALLDGGTLKRQKSWLKAEPPTIIVSTLGSLCQMVEKHMIKLESMRVLVIDEVDFMFNSSQQVSLLRKLLISYSSIKNRQTIFASASIPQHRRFQYDCIQQKWTKADVVHVHANPVQPMPARIQHRFLICNRSKRHSALVLLLQSDAPKSAIIFVNEQSEKSKKAGNAPATTIVIDALKNSYVGSHEILLLEEKLNFNSRAASFSELRQGGSYLLVATDIAGRGVDLPDTTHVYNYDLPKDAVQYLHRAGRTGREPFSETKCVVTTIITSEERFVLQRYENELMFQCQQLFL, encoded by the exons ATGTTCACTAGTCACCCATCTTCAATTTCCCCAAttacatcttcttcttcttcttctgattgtttatcaacaaatcaagaaaCCACACATTTTGTTGCTGCTAATCAACAATCGGCTTCGCTTCGAGATATATGCCAACATCACGTGCCTCATCATATCTTAAACAG GGTTCAAGAAGTTGGATTCCGTACACCAACAGAGATTCAACGACAAGCTTTACCGGTTTTGTTTTCTGGTCGCGATTGTATTCTTCATGCCCAG ACAGGTTCAGGGAAAACGTTGGCGTACTTATTATTGATTTTTTCAGTAATAAACACACAAAGATCGGCAGTACAAGCATTGATTGTCGTACCAACTAGGGAGCTGGGAATGCAA GTTGCAAAAGTTGCTCGAACGCTGGCTGCAAAGTCTGATCAACCTGTCACGGAAGATAAGTCGTGCACTATTATGGCTCTTCTAGATGGTGGCACGTTAAAAAGACAGAAAAGTTGGTTAAAG GCTGAGCCGCCTACAATAATTGTTTCAACCTTGGGAAGCTTGTGCCAAATGGTTGAAAAGCATATGATCAAACTAGAATCAATGCGTGTGCTAGTAATTGATGAG GTTGATTTCATGTTTAATTCTTCACAACAAGTTAGCCTTCTTCGAAAGCTACTTATATCTTACTCATCGATCAAGAATCGTCAAACAATATTTGCTAGTGCATCAATTCCTCAGCATAGGCGGTTTCAATATGACTGTATACAGCAGAAGTGGACCAAG GCTGATGTTGTCCATGTACATGCAAATCCTGTTCAACCAATGCCTGCACGTATACAGCACCGATTTTTG ATATGTAATAGAAGTAAAAGACATTCAGCGTTGGTGTTGTTGTTGCAATCTGATGCACCTAAGTCTGCCATTATTTTTGTTAATGAACAG TCTGAGAAGTCGAAGAAAGCGGGAAATGCACCGGCAACTACTATTGTGATTGATGCGTTGAAGAATTCATATGTCGGGAGTCATGAAATTCTGCTTTTAGAGGAAAAGTTAAATTTCAACTCTAGAGCAGCTTCTTTTTCT GAACTGAGACAAGGAGGATCATACCTTTTGGTGGCAACTGATATAGCGGGTCGAGGGGTTGACCTGCCTGATACAACCCACGTATATAACTATGACTTACCTAAAGATGCCGTGCAATATCTACATCGAGCTGGTAGAACAGGTAGAGAACCTTTCTCAGAAACTAAATGCGTTGTTACCACGATAATAACATCAGAAGAACGGTTTGTGCTGCAACGATATGAAAATGAATTGATGTTTCAGTGCCAACAGCTGTTTTTGTAA